The following is a genomic window from bacterium.
ATTGATAAAGACACATTAAATATTGATCCAAATGATATTGAACACAGAATCACTGAACGAACAAAAGCTATTGTAGTGGTTCATTACGCAGGTATGCCTGCTGATATGTATCCTATAATGGAGATTGCTCGCAAACATAACATCAAGGTCATTGAGGACGTTTCTCATGCACATGGGGCATTGTACAGGGGAAAGCTTACGGGAACATTTGGAGATGTTTCAGCTTTTTCATTAATGAGCGGCAAATCTTTTGCAACAGGCGAGGCAGGCATTATGCTTACAAACGACCAGAGAGTTCATGAACGCGCGCTTCTTTTTGGTCATTATGCGCGCCATAATGAGGTGCAATTAGAAGATCTTAAGCCATTGACAGGCCTTCCTTGGGGCGGTTACAAATACAGAATGCATCAACTTAGTTCAGTTGTGGGACTTGTACAGATTAAGAATTATCCAAAGCAGATGAAAGAAATAGATAAAGCAATGAATTATTTTGCTGATCTTTTAGAAGGAGCACCAGGTATTAAGGTCCGCCGTCCTGAAAAGGATTCAGGAACTACAATGGGCGGCTGGTATGCAGCCAGAGGATTATATCGGCCTGAAGAACTTGGAGGACTCTCAATTAAACGATTCTGTGAAGCGATAAAGGCTGAAGGGGGTAGATGCAGCCCTGGAGGCAATAAACC
Proteins encoded in this region:
- a CDS encoding DegT/DnrJ/EryC1/StrS family aminotransferase — encoded protein: MEKLALLGGPKAVKADPEDMFNWPIITKEMEDGVLKVLREGKMSHNDVTKEFEREYAKWHGMKYALGHSTGTGALHGAMFGLGIGHGDEIICPSITYWASALPVYSLGGTVVFCDIDKDTLNIDPNDIEHRITERTKAIVVVHYAGMPADMYPIMEIARKHNIKVIEDVSHAHGALYRGKLTGTFGDVSAFSLMSGKSFATGEAGIMLTNDQRVHERALLFGHYARHNEVQLEDLKPLTGLPWGGYKYRMHQLSSVVGLVQIKNYPKQMKEIDKAMNYFADLLEGAPGIKVRRPEKDSGTTMGGWYAARGLYRPEELGGLSIKRFCEAIKAEGGRCSPGGNKPLHLHPVFNDIDVYNQGKPTRIANSPEDIDVRQPVGSLPVSENIHKYTFGIPWFKHYRPNIIEEHANAIKKVVENYRELLPGDTKEEDAGGFGLTARQ